In a single window of the Zea mays cultivar B73 chromosome 5, Zm-B73-REFERENCE-NAM-5.0, whole genome shotgun sequence genome:
- the LOC100383728 gene encoding Amino acid transporter AVT1A-like, producing MAAAEEEEEWEDGRSVMPEEEDGDIEDVPPPPLLGRNFGSEDEDEDEAGSLNSQSQWWPRSFREATDTYTIAAPPGLRHLVVGDCNGLGSDLKLPLLSDKLDGRQDSSNNLLPVADPFGSVLSDGRFSDRVQQAPTTPGCNLTQTVFNGVNVLAGIGIFSAPYTIREAGWASLVVLAFFAVVCCYTGVLLKYCFESKDGVKTFPDIGELAFGRIGRFLISIVLYTELYSFCVEFVILEGDNLASIFTSTTFDWNGIHADGRHFFGILFALVVLPSVWLRDLRVISYLSVGGVFATLLVFLSVGVVGATGNVGFHLAGKAVKWDGIPFAIGIYGFCYAGHSVFPNIYQSMSDRTKFNKALYICFAICTTIYGAIAVIGYLMFGDKTLSQITLNLPKDSFVAKVALGTTVIIPFTKYSLVINPLARSIEELRPEGFLTDRLFAVMLRTAIVASTLCVAFLLPFFGLVMALIGSLLSILVALIMPALCFLKIARNKATRLQVIASVATVVLGSVCAVLGTYNSIAKIAESY from the exons AtggcggcggcggaggaggaggaggagtggGAGGATGGGCGTTCGGTGATGCCGGAGGAGGAGGACGGAGACATCGAGGACGTCCCACCGCCGCCGCTGCTAGGCAGGAACTTCGgcagcgaggacgaggacgaggacgaggcgGGCTCGTTGAACTCCCAGTCCCAGTGGTGGCCGCGGAGCTTCCG GGAAGCGACTGACACCTATACCATTGCCGCGCCCCCGGGCCTCCGTCACCTCGTCGTCGGTGACTGCAATGGCCTGGGCTCTGACCtgaagctgcctcttctgtcggaCAAGCTAGATGGGAGGCAAGATTCATCCAACAACTTGCTGCCAGTAGCAGACCCCTTCGGTTCAGTGCTAAGCGACGGGAGATTCTCAGATAGAGTGCAACAAGCCCCAACCACTCCAGGATGCAATCTGACGCAAACCGTGTTCAATG GGGTCAACGTGCTTGCTGGCATTGGCATTTTCTCTGCTCCATACACGATTCGTGAGGCCGGATGGGCCAGCCTTGTGGTTCTGGCTTTTTTCGCTGTGGTGTGCTGCTACACTGGAGTTCTTCTAAAGTACTGCTTTGAGAGCAAAGATGGTGTCAAAACTTTCCCAGACATTGGGGAGCTTGCCTTTGGAAGGATCGGCCGGTTTCTCATTTCT ATAGTTCTGTACACCGAGCTCTAT TCCTTTTGTGTGGAGTTCGTTATTCTGGAAGGTGATAACCTGGCATCAATTTTCACGAGCACCACTTTCGATTGGAATGGGATTCATGCCGATGGCAGACATTTCTTTGGGATTCTATTTGCTCTTGTTGTCTTACCCAGCGTGTGGTTGCGAGATCTTCGAGTAATATCTTACCTTTCAG TGGGTGGTGTGTTTGCAACTCTTCTGGTTTTCCTATCTGTTGGTGTAGTTGGTGCTACTGGCAACGTAGGGTTCCACTTGGCAGGGAAAGCAGTGAAGTGGGATGGTATACCATTTGCAATTGGCATTTATGGTTTTTGCTACGCTGGACACTCAGTGTTTCCAAATATCTATCAGTCAATGTCCGATCGCACCAAATTCAACAAGGCACTCTACATATG ttttgcaatatgcacgacaATTTATGGCGCTATAGCTGTTATTGGCTACCTCATGTTTGGAGATAAGACTCTCTCACAAATAACTTTGAATCTTCCGAAAGATTCATTTGTGGCAAAAGTTGCACTGGGGACCACG GTGATCATTCCTTTCACAAA ATATTCTTTGGTGATAAACCCATTGGCTCGGAGTATAGAAGAGTTGCGTCCAGAAGGGTTTCTAACCGATAGACTCTTCGCTGTTATGCTGCGTACTGCCATTGTTGCATCAACTCTATGTGTTGCCTTTCTCCTGCCATTCTTTG GTCTTGTGATGGCTCTCATTGGGTCTCTTCTCAGTATACTTGTG GCGCTCATAATGCCTGCCCTGTGCTTCCTGAAGATCGCTCGGAACAAAGCGACGCGCTTGCAG GTCATCGCAAGCGTCGCGACCGTGGTGCTGGGCTCCGTCTGCGCAGTTCTTGGGACGTACAACTCTATCGCCAAGATAGCCGAAAGCTACTAG
- the LOC100194283 gene encoding serine/arginine-rich splicing factor RSZ21A isoform X1, with protein sequence MARVYVGNLDSRVTSGELEDEFRVFGVLRSVWIARKPPGFAFIDFDDRRDAEDAIRDLDGKNGWRVELSRNSSGRGGRDRYGGSESKCYECGETGHFARECRLRIGSGGLGSGRRRSRSRSRSRSRSRSRSRSRSPRYRRSPSYSRRSYSPRYRSPRRRSPSPARARSYSRSP encoded by the exons ATGGCCCGCGTGTATGTTGGCAACTTGGATTCACGGGTGACTTCTGGGGAACTCGAAGATGAGTTCCGCGTGTTTGGAGTTCTGCGAAG TGTTTGGATTGCACGTAAACCACCTGGCTTTGCATTTATTGATTTTGACGACAGGAGGGATGCGGAGGATGCTATTCGTGATCTAGATG GTAAGAATGGATGGAGAGTTGAACTATCTCGTAATTCCAGTGGTCGTGGTGGTCGTGATCGGTATGGTGGATCTGAGTCGAAGTGCTATGAATGTGGTGAGACTGGGCACTTTGCACGTGAATGTCGTCTGCGCATTGGCTCTGGAGGTCTAGGCAGTGGAAGACGTCGCAGTCGCAGCCGCAGTCGCAGTCGCAGTcgcagcaggagcaggagcagaagCCGCAGCCCTAGATACCGCAGGAGTCCAAGCTATAGTAGAAG GagctatagccctcgttatcgctCTCCAAGGCGCCGTAGTCCTTCGCCAGCTCGCGCGCGCAGCTATAGCAGGTCACCATAG